One region of Caldimonas thermodepolymerans genomic DNA includes:
- a CDS encoding LysR family transcriptional regulator has product MHMAQVMLSELRTFVLLAELGSAQEVARRLPLTQPAVTRQLQRLEALLDAQLLDRRSKPARLTPTGVAVLAEARKVLAAVEELKQVASQSAEPKGVLRLGLAHALCEPALADGLHELGRRHPAVRLQLASGWSSELLARVDRGELDAAVIHLAGAADAMPPPRGQVLAEDDLVFLVSPQLPLPARPRLEALNRIGWVLTPDTVCGSRGALRAAVERSGVALHVAAEVQDAALQAGLVQRGLGVGVMPRRRAEAWSRMKLRRVSVPGLRLRMTVSLVRALHLGRLARAVDTLEAVLKERLRRQGRRQ; this is encoded by the coding sequence ATGCATATGGCGCAAGTCATGCTCAGCGAACTCAGGACCTTCGTGCTGCTTGCCGAGCTGGGCTCGGCCCAGGAAGTCGCGCGCCGCCTGCCGTTGACGCAGCCGGCGGTGACGCGCCAGCTGCAGCGGCTCGAAGCCCTGCTGGACGCGCAGCTGCTGGACCGGCGCAGCAAGCCTGCACGCCTGACGCCTACCGGCGTCGCGGTGCTGGCCGAGGCGCGCAAGGTGCTCGCGGCGGTCGAGGAGCTGAAGCAGGTGGCCTCGCAGAGCGCCGAGCCCAAGGGCGTGCTGCGCCTGGGACTGGCTCACGCGCTGTGCGAGCCGGCCCTCGCGGACGGCCTGCACGAGCTGGGCCGGCGCCACCCGGCGGTGCGCCTGCAACTGGCAAGCGGCTGGAGCAGCGAGTTGCTGGCGCGCGTCGACCGCGGCGAGCTGGACGCGGCGGTGATCCACCTGGCCGGTGCCGCCGACGCGATGCCGCCGCCGCGCGGGCAGGTGCTCGCGGAGGATGACCTGGTGTTCCTCGTCTCGCCGCAGCTGCCGTTGCCCGCGCGCCCGCGCCTGGAGGCGCTCAACCGCATCGGCTGGGTGCTGACGCCGGACACGGTCTGCGGATCGCGCGGCGCCTTGCGCGCGGCGGTGGAGCGCAGCGGCGTCGCCCTGCACGTCGCGGCCGAGGTGCAGGATGCGGCCTTGCAGGCCGGCCTGGTGCAACGCGGGCTGGGCGTGGGCGTGATGCCGCGGCGCCGGGCCGAGGCGTGGAGCCGGATGAAGCTGCGGCGCGTCAGTGTCCCGGGGCTGCGCCTGCGCATGACGGTCTCGCTGGTGCGCGCACTCCACCTGGGCCGCCTGGCGCGGGCGGTGGACACGCTGGAGGCGGTGCTGAAGGAGCGCCTGCGGCGCCAGGGGCGTCGTCAGTAG
- a CDS encoding DUF3606 domain-containing protein: MERKHGSHAPAPGHRPAPVDIGAESVAGEEDPGAGIDTTLQSGACRPDGIDPASGLRGDGCLAQPSGEDDTRQDFEPLDRGRIHLLDPLEVQYWCRELGCSEAELHDAVGRVGAHVAAVREALRRPRR, translated from the coding sequence ATGGAACGCAAGCATGGATCGCACGCGCCGGCGCCGGGCCACCGGCCGGCGCCGGTGGACATCGGCGCCGAATCGGTGGCCGGCGAGGAGGACCCGGGCGCAGGCATCGACACGACGCTGCAGTCCGGTGCCTGTCGCCCGGACGGCATCGACCCCGCCTCCGGCCTGCGCGGGGACGGCTGCCTGGCGCAGCCTTCCGGCGAGGACGACACGCGGCAGGACTTCGAGCCGCTGGACCGCGGCCGCATCCACCTGCTGGACCCGCTCGAGGTGCAGTACTGGTGTCGCGAGCTCGGCTGCAGCGAGGCCGAGCTGCACGACGCGGTCGGCCGCGTCGGTGCCCACGTCGCCGCGGTGCGCGAAGCCCTGCGCAGGCCGCGACGCTGA